One window of Microcoleus vaginatus PCC 9802 genomic DNA carries:
- a CDS encoding PIN/TRAM domain-containing protein, translating to MLDAIIIISFIIAGGGIGYYGVELLPSELLEQVTNIQGLSSVLGSFGALIGFVMGLVAQTTYRRLEKQVRDMPVEMLLTRAIGLIIGLLVANLMLAPLFLLPIPREFGFIKPLVAVLGSVMFGFTGVSLTDTHGRAFLRLINPKSFDTVLVAEGTFKPASAKVVDTSCIIDGRIENLLETGFLEGQIIVPQFVLQELQLVADSANDQKRVRGRRGLDVLNRIKETYPERIQIHSADYEDIATVDAKLVRFALDIDGILLTNDYNLSKVATVQKLPVLNINDLTHAVRPTYLPGDTIELKIRKEGKEPSQGIGYLDDGTMVVVEAGSSYVGGEARVVVTSALQTSAGRMIFARPQESVIV from the coding sequence ATGCTAGACGCAATCATAATAATCTCATTCATAATCGCAGGCGGAGGCATCGGCTATTACGGAGTCGAACTCCTGCCGAGCGAGCTGCTGGAGCAAGTTACAAATATACAAGGCTTAAGTTCTGTACTAGGTTCCTTTGGAGCATTAATCGGCTTCGTGATGGGATTAGTGGCTCAAACAACCTATCGGCGCCTGGAAAAACAAGTCCGCGATATGCCAGTGGAGATGCTGCTGACGCGGGCGATCGGCTTAATCATCGGACTGCTAGTAGCAAACTTAATGCTGGCTCCGCTGTTCCTGCTGCCAATTCCCCGCGAGTTCGGCTTCATCAAACCTCTAGTCGCAGTCTTGGGTAGCGTCATGTTCGGCTTCACAGGCGTCAGTTTGACCGACACCCACGGCCGCGCTTTCTTGCGACTGATCAACCCCAAAAGTTTTGACACGGTGTTGGTAGCCGAAGGTACTTTCAAACCAGCCTCTGCCAAAGTAGTCGATACTAGCTGCATTATTGACGGCCGGATTGAAAACCTGCTAGAAACCGGTTTCCTCGAAGGTCAAATTATCGTGCCGCAATTCGTTCTCCAAGAACTGCAACTTGTAGCTGATTCCGCCAACGATCAAAAGCGAGTGCGCGGCCGCCGCGGCTTAGATGTACTCAACCGCATCAAAGAAACATATCCAGAACGGATTCAAATTCACTCGGCAGACTACGAAGATATTGCCACAGTCGATGCGAAATTAGTCCGATTTGCTTTGGATATCGACGGCATTTTGCTTACCAACGATTACAACTTATCGAAAGTAGCTACCGTGCAAAAACTGCCGGTTTTGAATATCAACGATTTGACTCATGCGGTGCGCCCCACTTATTTGCCGGGAGATACGATCGAACTAAAAATCCGCAAAGAAGGCAAAGAACCGTCTCAGGGAATCGGTTACTTGGATGACGGCACAATGGTGGTCGTAGAAGCAGGAAGCAGCTATGTCGGCGGCGAAGCCCGAGTCGTAGTCACCAGCGCCCTGCAAACTAGCGCCGGCCGCATGATATTCGCCCGCCCTCAAGAGTCCGTTATTGTTTGA
- a CDS encoding coproporphyrinogen III oxidase, which translates to MNPTTDYLTFELKKSVQATNSGIPSSAYLHIPFCRRRCYYCDFPVFVVGDRKNGENSGTIVQYVAVLCQEIQETKNLGASLKTVFFGGGTPSLLSVSQLSNILETLDGKFGIAAEAEISIEIDPGTFTLEQLRGYAAAGVNRVSLGVQAFQDELLQACGRSHSVADIFEAVEIVRSAGIVNFSLDLISGLPHQTLENWEASLKSAVEISPTHLSSYDLIVEQGTAFGRYFEAGAQPLPADETAAGMYRLAREILTGAGYEHYEISNYARSGYQCRHNRVYWENRPYYGLGMGAASYVEGRRLTRPRKTQEYYQWVRSMSRLISPATPKLGGETQADIEPAIEQNFQVSENDVLLETLMLGLRLAEGVSLSALTQKFTQPTVDKIWRCLQPYWRQGWVEIGRSDGSIATLGEGAKLPLSGNLRLSDPEGFLFSNTILADLFSKLGEDN; encoded by the coding sequence ATGAATCCTACCACCGATTATTTAACATTTGAATTAAAAAAAAGTGTGCAAGCGACAAATTCCGGGATTCCTAGTTCGGCTTACCTGCACATACCTTTTTGTCGCCGCCGCTGTTACTACTGCGATTTTCCGGTTTTTGTGGTGGGCGATCGCAAAAATGGCGAGAATTCCGGCACAATTGTGCAATATGTTGCTGTACTCTGTCAAGAAATTCAAGAAACTAAAAATTTAGGCGCATCTCTGAAAACAGTTTTTTTTGGTGGCGGCACGCCTTCGCTGCTTTCTGTCAGTCAGTTGAGCAATATTTTAGAGACTCTCGACGGCAAATTTGGAATTGCTGCTGAGGCGGAAATTTCTATAGAAATAGACCCGGGTACGTTTACTTTAGAACAGTTGCGGGGATATGCAGCGGCGGGAGTAAATCGAGTTAGTTTGGGAGTGCAAGCTTTTCAAGATGAATTGCTGCAAGCTTGCGGGCGATCGCACTCTGTCGCTGATATTTTTGAAGCAGTGGAAATAGTGCGATCGGCTGGTATTGTCAATTTTAGTTTAGACCTAATTTCGGGACTGCCGCACCAAACTTTAGAAAACTGGGAAGCTTCTCTGAAATCGGCGGTGGAAATTAGCCCGACTCACCTGTCGAGTTACGACTTAATTGTTGAACAGGGAACTGCTTTCGGGCGCTACTTTGAAGCAGGCGCCCAGCCACTACCAGCAGATGAAACGGCGGCTGGAATGTACCGTTTAGCAAGGGAAATTCTGACGGGGGCTGGCTACGAACATTACGAAATTTCTAATTACGCTCGATCTGGCTATCAGTGCCGCCACAACCGCGTTTATTGGGAAAATCGCCCTTATTACGGCTTGGGGATGGGGGCGGCGAGTTACGTGGAAGGCCGAAGGTTGACTAGACCTCGCAAAACTCAAGAATATTATCAGTGGGTGCGATCGATGTCTCGCCTCATTTCCCCTGCTACCCCAAAGCTGGGAGGGGAAACCCAGGCAGATATTGAACCAGCTATTGAGCAAAATTTTCAAGTCTCAGAAAATGACGTTTTGTTGGAAACGCTGATGCTAGGTTTGCGTTTAGCAGAAGGAGTTAGCCTGTCGGCGCTGACTCAGAAGTTTACTCAGCCAACGGTTGATAAAATTTGGCGTTGTTTGCAGCCCTACTGGCGGCAAGGATGGGTGGAAATTGGGCGATCGGATGGATCGATCGCAACTTTAGGCGAGGGCGCGAAACTGCCACTGTCGGGAAATTTGAGGTTGAGCGATCCCGAAGGTTTTTTATTTTCTAATACAATTTTAGCCGATTTGTTCAGCAAGTTAGGCGAGGATAATTAG
- a CDS encoding DUF1830 domain-containing protein, which translates to MNLTLNQVISEGHTRILCWYLNNTSKVQIARITNIPNWYFERTVFPGERFLFEALPEAQLEVCRSADTGSIVCERILCDRLRVEELSTAD; encoded by the coding sequence ATGAATTTGACACTAAATCAGGTAATTTCCGAAGGTCATACGCGCATTTTGTGTTGGTATCTTAATAATACTAGCAAAGTGCAAATCGCTCGCATTACAAATATTCCTAATTGGTATTTTGAGCGGACAGTGTTTCCGGGGGAACGTTTTTTGTTTGAAGCGCTGCCAGAAGCTCAGTTAGAAGTGTGCAGGAGTGCGGATACGGGTAGTATAGTGTGCGAGCGAATTTTGTGCGATCGGCTGCGAGTTGAAGAATTAAGCACGGCTGATTGA
- a CDS encoding FAD-binding oxidoreductase, with product MSLTEQILSQLPGDALGGLRKVDRLWENLKQNTAPAPQAVKHSQQPLETLDFDIVIGGGTLGILIGTALVLRGWRVALLERGTLRGREQEWNISRKELDAFLELNLLSVEEIEKAIATEYNPARISFTNTPDIWVRDVLNIGIDPVYLLETLKQRFLQAGGKLFENTPFKTATIHPDGVLVESANTDTQPATNLFKTRLLLDAMGHFSPIVRQARQGKKPDAVCLVVGSCAQGYPKNDTGDIFASFTPMQNQCQYFWEAFPARDGRTTYLFTYIDADTERFSLETLFEEYLRLLPQYQNVELEQLKFQRALYGFFPCYRQSPLKTPWDRLLPVGDSSGSQSPLSFGGFGAMVRHLKRLTLGIDEALTSDSLSKNALALLQPYQPNLSVTWLFQRSMSAAINQKIDPNQINQLLAAVFQVMEELGEPVLKPFLQDIVLFPALSKTLFKTAISHPGLVMKIIPQVGIANLLDWMVHYLNLGIYTGLQPLGKAVEPQVKNLAPEQQYYFHRLVEAWHYGAGGDY from the coding sequence ATGTCCCTCACCGAACAAATCCTCTCCCAACTGCCAGGAGACGCCCTCGGAGGCCTGCGAAAGGTCGATCGACTCTGGGAAAACCTCAAACAAAACACCGCACCAGCACCCCAAGCAGTCAAACACAGCCAACAACCCCTGGAAACCCTCGACTTCGACATAGTTATCGGCGGCGGAACCCTAGGAATATTAATCGGTACAGCCTTAGTCCTCCGGGGTTGGCGAGTAGCCCTGCTCGAACGCGGCACCCTGCGAGGCCGCGAGCAAGAATGGAACATTTCTCGCAAAGAATTAGACGCATTCTTAGAACTAAATTTGCTATCTGTTGAAGAGATAGAAAAGGCGATCGCCACCGAATACAACCCAGCCCGCATCAGCTTTACCAACACCCCAGACATTTGGGTGCGCGACGTACTCAACATTGGAATCGACCCAGTTTACCTCCTAGAAACCCTCAAGCAGCGATTCCTCCAAGCTGGAGGAAAGCTATTTGAAAATACACCATTTAAAACAGCAACCATTCACCCGGATGGAGTCTTGGTAGAATCTGCAAATACCGATACACAACCTGCTACAAATTTATTTAAAACCAGATTATTATTAGACGCAATGGGACATTTTTCGCCCATTGTGCGCCAAGCAAGACAAGGCAAAAAACCCGACGCCGTATGTTTAGTAGTCGGTAGTTGCGCTCAAGGATACCCCAAAAACGACACTGGCGATATATTTGCATCCTTCACCCCAATGCAAAATCAGTGCCAATATTTTTGGGAAGCATTTCCAGCCAGAGACGGCCGCACAACCTACTTATTTACCTACATAGACGCCGACACCGAAAGATTCAGTTTAGAAACATTATTTGAAGAGTATTTGCGCTTGCTTCCCCAATATCAAAACGTCGAACTCGAACAGTTAAAATTCCAAAGAGCACTTTACGGATTTTTCCCCTGCTATCGTCAAAGTCCTCTAAAAACGCCTTGGGATCGCCTACTCCCAGTCGGAGACAGCAGCGGTAGCCAATCTCCCCTCAGCTTCGGCGGTTTCGGCGCAATGGTGCGCCATCTCAAACGCTTGACTCTAGGAATTGACGAAGCTTTGACAAGCGACAGTCTCAGCAAAAATGCCCTCGCACTTTTGCAACCCTACCAGCCGAATCTATCAGTTACCTGGTTGTTTCAGCGTTCGATGAGTGCTGCGATTAATCAAAAAATAGACCCCAATCAAATTAATCAACTTTTGGCTGCCGTCTTTCAGGTAATGGAAGAGTTGGGAGAACCGGTGCTCAAACCTTTTCTTCAGGATATCGTGCTGTTTCCGGCTTTGTCAAAAACCTTGTTTAAAACAGCAATTAGCCATCCCGGATTAGTTATGAAAATTATCCCGCAGGTAGGAATCGCTAACTTGCTAGATTGGATGGTACATTATTTAAATTTAGGGATTTATACGGGATTGCAGCCTTTGGGGAAAGCCGTAGAACCGCAGGTAAAAAATTTAGCGCCGGAGCAGCAATACTATTTTCACCGATTAGTTGAAGCATGGCACTATGGCGCTGGAGGCGATTATTAA